A portion of the Algisphaera agarilytica genome contains these proteins:
- a CDS encoding O-antigen ligase family protein, with translation MNALSHNQLADPYSLTSAWAKLSADPWRWLLAIAVIAWMNAGIHGFRMPWQPLVVSDSNSGGGMRQLIFGTAGLLAITRMICTRSLGAACVRQLPWCLVAILLLSSTSWSSNTTLTVKRAGIFTLGLMLIISLVHSTDKPVLLMKRCVVYTVGLCAWISIAMMFIFPAECSSIASRPGLAGLASHPNTLGAVMFTGWIVALGWPPSVRLEMWAVRLSQLGIVAALFWTGSITAILVAAAGTMAYMILIAPPYQRGVLILLAVVFLATAAVIGPDNLKTWFFDTVQRDESLSGRDVLWAEVYREGSKQPVFGGGFGAFWHEGRGRELTGTWNPRQAHNTYLDVFVDLGWVGLLGISGLILGVLYSAVHGVIGRPGTPQRAAVASLIALAIASLGVYGWSQSFLLRLDQLIMLVLLWSLMLIVNRDGNRIQEEFVIDSAA, from the coding sequence GTGAACGCACTCAGTCACAACCAACTGGCCGATCCTTACAGCTTGACGTCTGCTTGGGCGAAGCTTTCTGCCGATCCCTGGCGTTGGTTGCTGGCGATTGCGGTCATCGCATGGATGAACGCGGGTATTCACGGCTTTCGCATGCCTTGGCAACCACTGGTGGTAAGTGACTCAAACTCTGGCGGGGGCATGCGTCAATTAATCTTCGGCACGGCAGGCCTATTGGCGATAACGCGAATGATCTGTACAAGATCCCTTGGCGCGGCATGCGTACGCCAGCTGCCGTGGTGCCTAGTCGCGATCCTATTGCTTTCATCAACCAGTTGGTCATCCAATACAACCCTCACTGTGAAGCGTGCGGGGATCTTCACCCTCGGTCTCATGCTCATTATTTCTCTGGTCCACAGCACCGACAAGCCGGTATTGCTGATGAAGCGATGCGTGGTGTACACCGTCGGCTTATGTGCCTGGATATCCATAGCAATGATGTTCATCTTCCCGGCAGAGTGTAGTAGCATTGCGTCACGGCCAGGTCTGGCTGGACTGGCTAGCCACCCCAATACACTGGGAGCCGTGATGTTTACGGGGTGGATTGTGGCCCTAGGCTGGCCTCCCAGCGTCCGCCTAGAGATGTGGGCCGTACGACTATCGCAACTCGGTATTGTCGCGGCTCTTTTCTGGACAGGATCGATTACGGCGATTCTTGTCGCTGCCGCGGGGACCATGGCATACATGATCCTAATCGCCCCGCCTTATCAGAGAGGGGTTTTGATTCTTCTGGCTGTTGTGTTTCTGGCGACGGCCGCGGTCATCGGTCCAGATAACCTTAAGACATGGTTCTTCGACACAGTCCAGCGTGACGAGAGCTTATCGGGACGGGATGTCCTCTGGGCGGAGGTGTATCGCGAAGGTAGCAAGCAGCCTGTATTCGGCGGCGGATTCGGTGCGTTCTGGCATGAAGGACGTGGACGCGAGTTGACGGGGACTTGGAACCCCCGTCAAGCACACAACACCTACTTGGATGTCTTTGTTGACCTTGGCTGGGTTGGCCTGCTGGGCATAAGTGGGCTGATACTTGGGGTGCTGTATAGCGCAGTCCACGGGGTTATCGGACGTCCCGGCACGCCGCAGCGAGCTGCGGTTGCATCTCTTATCGCACTAGCTATCGCAAGTCTGGGAGTCTATGGATGGAGCCAAAGCTTTCTGCTTCGGCTCGATCAACTCATCATGTTGGTGTTATTGTGGTCCTTGATGCTAATCGTCAATCGTGACGGAAACAGGATTCAAGAAGAGTTCGTCATCGATTCCGCCGCGTAG
- a CDS encoding glycosyltransferase family 4 protein, with amino-acid sequence MKIAIFHNRYKQPGGEDVAVEFEHRVLEDAGHEVRRFEVSNTSAFGGGKLATLCGAALTAARCRWDRNAMRAVQEFLEDFKPDVGHVHNWFPLFSPSIYQAHRLSGVPVIQTLHNYRLFCGSGTCWLDDEVCTDCLDGDLARAVRRGCYRGSRVQSAAWYRTMQSNRVAGVFNNLVDAYIAPSNIVADLHVKMGVAKHLLRVVPNGCLDAGFTPPPTGDSEAVFIGRLEPEKGISRLLEVWRESPWKLNVVGTGSLERELRSQYCNHTNICFHGQMPHDKAIQVLRDSHLALFPSLWLEPFGLGVIEAMSCGRPVITVGPGAPGSINVSGQSGIHLETKDYAYLPAAAASILGSASRTRLMGRMARNYYEEHYCPDAHLEGLLSVFEEVRHAEHACVA; translated from the coding sequence ATGAAAATTGCTATTTTCCATAATCGTTACAAACAGCCCGGCGGTGAAGATGTGGCTGTGGAGTTTGAGCACCGCGTGCTTGAAGATGCCGGGCACGAGGTCCGAAGGTTTGAGGTCAGCAACACTTCCGCCTTTGGCGGAGGGAAGCTGGCAACTCTTTGCGGCGCCGCCTTGACTGCAGCACGATGTCGGTGGGATCGCAATGCAATGCGGGCCGTCCAAGAGTTTTTAGAGGACTTTAAGCCCGATGTTGGGCATGTGCATAACTGGTTTCCTTTGTTTAGCCCATCGATCTACCAGGCTCACCGATTGTCGGGTGTGCCTGTGATTCAGACGCTTCATAACTACCGATTATTCTGTGGAAGTGGGACATGCTGGCTTGATGACGAAGTTTGTACCGATTGCCTGGATGGCGACCTGGCTCGGGCTGTCCGTCGTGGCTGTTACCGTGGGTCGCGGGTGCAATCGGCTGCCTGGTATCGGACGATGCAATCCAACCGAGTGGCGGGCGTCTTTAACAATCTCGTTGACGCCTATATCGCTCCCTCCAACATAGTTGCTGACTTGCACGTGAAGATGGGGGTTGCGAAACACCTGCTCCGTGTTGTTCCTAACGGCTGCCTGGATGCGGGTTTCACTCCGCCGCCGACGGGTGACTCCGAGGCGGTGTTCATTGGCCGTCTGGAGCCGGAGAAGGGCATCTCGCGATTACTCGAAGTCTGGCGTGAGTCCCCGTGGAAGCTTAATGTCGTTGGTACTGGATCACTTGAGCGCGAACTCCGCTCGCAGTATTGCAATCACACCAACATCTGTTTTCATGGCCAAATGCCTCACGACAAGGCAATTCAAGTACTTCGCGATTCTCATCTTGCTTTGTTTCCGAGTCTTTGGCTCGAACCCTTTGGGCTGGGTGTGATAGAGGCGATGTCGTGCGGGCGCCCGGTAATTACCGTTGGGCCAGGGGCTCCGGGTAGCATCAATGTGTCCGGTCAGTCAGGTATTCATCTTGAAACCAAAGATTATGCATACTTACCTGCAGCAGCTGCATCCATTCTGGGAAGTGCTTCACGTACCCGACTTATGGGTCGTATGGCCCGTAACTACTACGAGGAACACTATTGTCCTGATGCCCATCTTGAGGGTTTACTAAGTGTTTTCGAGGAGGTGCGTCATGCTGAACATGCCTGTGTTGCCTGA